One region of Nitrospira sp. genomic DNA includes:
- a CDS encoding ATP-grasp domain-containing protein: protein MRRLRVLVLMHKDLVPPDQLNGQDLEGAAWKTEYDVVSTLRKLGHEVQPLGVKSDLEVIRAAVEDWKPHIAFNLLEEFDGRAVYDQNVVSYLELMRIPYTGCNPRGLMLARDKALAKQVMSYHRIPYPEFMVVPLHRMVRRPKYLPFPLIVKSISEEASLGISQASIVDDDEKLRERVAFIHDNVGTGALVERYIEGRELYVGVMGNAHLQVFPVWELVMDKMPDEARRIATERVKWSRKYQDKYGICSCEARNLPDGVVDHIQHLAKRVYRALGLSGYARIDMRMDKDGHVYVLEANPNPQIASGEDFADSAGKADLAYKDLLQELLHVGLRWRPAQAA from the coding sequence ATGAGACGATTGCGCGTGCTTGTGTTGATGCACAAGGATCTTGTGCCCCCCGACCAACTGAACGGGCAGGATCTTGAAGGAGCGGCCTGGAAGACCGAGTACGATGTCGTGTCGACCCTTCGGAAACTCGGCCATGAGGTGCAGCCGCTCGGGGTCAAGAGCGATCTGGAAGTGATTCGTGCGGCCGTCGAGGATTGGAAACCCCATATCGCGTTTAATTTGCTGGAGGAGTTCGACGGGCGGGCGGTCTATGACCAGAACGTGGTGTCCTACCTCGAGTTGATGCGCATCCCCTATACCGGCTGCAATCCACGCGGCCTCATGCTGGCGCGCGACAAGGCGCTGGCGAAGCAGGTGATGTCCTACCATCGTATTCCATACCCGGAGTTCATGGTCGTGCCCTTGCATCGCATGGTGCGGCGACCCAAATACCTGCCCTTCCCGTTGATTGTGAAGTCGATCAGCGAAGAGGCTTCATTGGGAATTTCGCAGGCCTCGATCGTCGATGACGATGAGAAGCTGCGGGAACGGGTGGCCTTCATCCATGACAATGTCGGCACCGGAGCCCTGGTCGAGCGGTACATCGAAGGACGCGAGCTCTACGTCGGGGTGATGGGCAATGCGCACCTGCAAGTGTTCCCGGTCTGGGAGCTGGTGATGGATAAGATGCCGGACGAGGCCCGCCGCATCGCGACGGAGCGGGTGAAGTGGAGCCGCAAATACCAGGATAAGTACGGCATCTGCTCGTGCGAAGCGAGGAATCTTCCGGACGGAGTCGTTGATCATATCCAGCACCTGGCCAAGCGCGTCTATCGTGCATTGGGGCTGAGTGGTTACGCCCGCATCGATATGCGAATGGACAAAGACGGTCACGTCTACGTGCTCGAAGCGAATCCCAATCCTCAGATCGCCAGCGGCGAAGATTTTGCCGACTCGGCTGGAAAAGCCGACCTCGCCTACAAAGACCTGCTGCAGGAATTGTTGCATGTCGGCCTGCGATGGCGACCCGCCCAAGCCGCCTAG
- a CDS encoding putative zinc-binding metallopeptidase, whose protein sequence is MGRTKNHRGQGIGATEPAPVWGEWSDEQLLDLRMCDLDLRLEGTFYQEPIAQLSRELEARSLTFRPHFWISDEWFTPDGVPGIAVPFYLAHPRLAKLEATQMLEVEGGTRDWCMRILRHEAGHAIENAYLLRRRRRRQKLFGRSSQPYPEYYTPRPYSRSFVRHLDVWYAQSHPDEDFAETFAVWLDPHSLWKERYRGWPVMKKLDFMDRLMGELAGTTPVVTGRQLLDPLPRIYKTLRDHYEEKRKHYGIGRTPSYDTDLKKLFSDGPAHAKNPSAAEFLRRTRKEIRRRVAEWTGEYQYTIDQVLEGMIERCQASKLHLTQHKEQAKLDFAILLTVQTMNYLHSGRHKVAL, encoded by the coding sequence ATGGGGCGGACAAAGAATCATAGAGGACAAGGCATCGGTGCGACCGAGCCTGCCCCGGTTTGGGGGGAGTGGAGCGACGAACAGCTGCTCGATCTACGCATGTGCGATCTGGACCTGCGCCTCGAAGGCACGTTCTATCAAGAGCCCATCGCGCAGCTCTCTCGCGAGCTGGAGGCGCGCAGCCTTACCTTCCGGCCACACTTCTGGATCTCCGACGAATGGTTCACGCCGGACGGTGTGCCCGGCATTGCCGTGCCGTTTTATCTTGCGCATCCCCGGCTGGCAAAACTGGAAGCGACTCAGATGTTGGAAGTGGAAGGCGGCACCAGAGACTGGTGCATGCGGATCCTCCGGCACGAGGCTGGTCACGCCATTGAAAACGCCTACCTGCTCCGTCGTCGTCGCCGTCGACAGAAACTCTTCGGACGTTCGTCCCAGCCCTACCCCGAATACTACACGCCGCGTCCCTATAGCCGGAGTTTCGTGCGCCATCTGGATGTCTGGTATGCCCAGAGTCATCCGGATGAAGACTTCGCGGAAACCTTTGCCGTGTGGCTCGATCCGCATTCGCTCTGGAAGGAACGGTATCGAGGCTGGCCGGTCATGAAGAAGCTGGATTTCATGGATCGGCTCATGGGCGAGTTGGCGGGGACGACACCGGTCGTCACTGGACGGCAACTGCTGGATCCGCTCCCGCGCATCTATAAGACCCTCCGGGATCACTACGAGGAGAAGCGGAAGCACTACGGGATCGGCCGCACGCCGTCGTACGATACGGATTTGAAGAAGCTGTTTTCCGACGGGCCGGCCCATGCGAAAAATCCCAGCGCCGCCGAATTTCTTCGTCGCACGAGGAAAGAAATCCGTCGCCGGGTCGCCGAATGGACCGGCGAATATCAGTACACCATCGATCAGGTGTTGGAAGGCATGATCGAACGATGTCAGGCGTCGAAATTACATCTGACCCAGCATAAAGAGCAGGCCAAGCTGGATTTTGCGATTCTCCTGACGGTGCAGACCATGAACTATCTGCACAGCGGCCGGCACAAGGTGGCACTATGA
- a CDS encoding low molecular weight phosphatase family protein, whose product MTSILFVCSGNIFRSLVAEYALKAYLGSRAGYLIGSAGIEASPQEIHPVVLAGLLEKGVDPSRHRQRKLTRDLIEETAVVIAMGGNHQAWIRGEFGREVPLFNHVCYGIDQPILDVHEIIPDWRDQPDQSRDYLQFVINHIWAGVPQLLDHLSAL is encoded by the coding sequence ATGACGTCGATTCTGTTCGTGTGCTCGGGCAATATTTTCAGAAGCCTCGTGGCCGAATATGCGTTGAAGGCTTATCTCGGCTCACGGGCCGGGTACTTGATCGGCTCTGCCGGCATCGAGGCGTCACCGCAGGAGATCCATCCCGTGGTCCTGGCCGGCCTTCTTGAGAAGGGGGTCGATCCGTCCCGTCACCGTCAGCGGAAACTGACGCGCGACTTGATCGAGGAGACCGCCGTCGTCATTGCCATGGGCGGGAACCATCAGGCATGGATTCGCGGGGAATTCGGGCGCGAGGTCCCTCTCTTCAATCACGTCTGTTATGGAATCGACCAGCCGATTCTGGACGTACATGAGATCATCCCAGACTGGCGGGATCAGCCGGATCAATCGCGGGATTATCTGCAGTTCGTTATCAACCACATCTGGGCCGGAGTGCCCCAGCTGCTCGATCATCTGTCCGCCCTGTAA
- the ttcA gene encoding tRNA 2-thiocytidine(32) synthetase TtcA, translated as MMPPSANPVQPTRPSDEIERMQTRLCRLVGQAIADYRMIEDGDKVMVCLSGGKDSYGLLEILLSIRSRAPIHFDIIAVNLDQKQPGFPAHVLPEYLTRRGVPFHIETRDTYSVVKRLIPEGQTTCSLCSRLRRGHLYRLATELGATKIALGHHRDDILETLLLNLLFTGKMKAMPPKLRSKSGRHVVIRPLAYVKEADLARYAALLRFPIIPCDLCGSQEDLKRKQVKALLQDWDQRFPGSNDSMFAALGNIAPSLLLDRSLFDFSSLKAEACPTDPAASDSEDDLL; from the coding sequence ATGATGCCACCATCCGCAAACCCCGTGCAGCCGACCAGACCCTCCGACGAGATCGAACGCATGCAAACCCGCCTCTGCCGCCTGGTGGGACAAGCCATTGCCGACTACCGCATGATCGAGGACGGCGACAAGGTCATGGTGTGTCTTTCCGGCGGGAAAGACAGTTACGGGCTCCTGGAGATCCTGTTGTCGATCCGCAGCCGCGCGCCGATTCATTTCGACATCATTGCCGTCAACCTGGATCAGAAGCAACCGGGGTTCCCCGCGCATGTCCTTCCGGAGTACCTGACCAGGCGCGGCGTGCCCTTCCACATTGAAACGCGCGATACCTACTCCGTCGTCAAACGCCTGATCCCCGAAGGTCAGACCACCTGTTCACTCTGCTCGCGCCTCCGGCGGGGCCACCTCTACCGACTGGCCACAGAACTGGGCGCCACCAAGATCGCCCTCGGCCATCACCGCGATGACATTCTGGAAACGCTGCTGCTGAATCTGTTGTTCACCGGCAAGATGAAGGCCATGCCGCCCAAACTGCGCTCCAAGAGCGGCCGACATGTGGTCATCCGCCCCCTGGCCTATGTGAAGGAAGCCGATCTGGCGCGGTACGCCGCATTGCTCCGGTTTCCGATTATCCCCTGCGACCTCTGCGGCTCACAGGAAGACCTCAAGCGGAAACAGGTCAAGGCTCTCCTGCAGGACTGGGATCAACGGTTTCCCGGTTCCAACGACAGCATGTTCGCCGCTCTGGGAAACATCGCACCGTCGCTGCTGCTGGATCGAAGCCTGTTCGACTTCTCATCCCTCAAGGCAGAGGCCTGCCCGACAGATCCAGCCGCGAGTGATTCTGAAGACGATTTACTCTAG
- the msrA gene encoding peptide-methionine (S)-S-oxide reductase MsrA codes for MGQETTDIATLAGGCFWCLEAVYDQVKGVQSVESGYIGGQVDAPTYEQVCSGRTGHAEAVRITFDPRLVTYRDLLNVFFVIHDPTTLNRQGNDIGTQYRSGIFYHSPEQQQIAQEVIAAVTRERVYPNPIVTEVVPATRWYEAEAYHQEYFARNPFEGYCAYVVGPKVAKFRQRYASLLKA; via the coding sequence ATGGGGCAGGAAACGACGGACATCGCCACATTGGCAGGGGGCTGTTTCTGGTGTCTTGAAGCCGTATACGACCAGGTGAAAGGGGTGCAGTCGGTCGAGTCGGGATATATCGGCGGGCAGGTGGATGCCCCCACATATGAGCAGGTGTGTAGCGGGCGCACGGGGCATGCGGAGGCTGTGCGGATCACGTTCGATCCGCGGTTGGTGACGTATCGTGATCTCTTGAACGTATTTTTCGTGATTCATGATCCGACGACGCTCAATCGGCAGGGCAACGACATCGGCACGCAGTATCGATCCGGCATCTTTTATCATTCCCCGGAGCAGCAGCAGATTGCTCAGGAGGTGATTGCTGCCGTCACGCGGGAGCGTGTCTATCCCAATCCGATTGTGACCGAAGTCGTGCCGGCGACCCGGTGGTATGAGGCCGAAGCCTATCACCAGGAATATTTTGCACGAAATCCGTTTGAGGGGTACTGTGCCTACGTCGTCGGCCCCAAAGTGGCCAAGTTTCGTCAGCGCTATGCGTCGTTGCTCAAGGCGTAA
- a CDS encoding glucose-6-phosphate dehydrogenase, which translates to MSAEPLMDLPQLRTPCVMVIFGIDGDLAKRKLIPAIYNLMAGHFLPEGFAIVGLDRPEMTTAEFREKLDRVMGDYLPATVDRSVWQALSERVHYLAGDFQEGATYRRLNELLQQVDASAGTQGNYIFYMATIPGLFGQIVTHLGEYGLTVEREGTWRRVVIEKPFGHDLESARTLNHELQRVLQERQIYRIDHYLGKETVQNILVFRFANGIFEPVWNRQYIDHVQITVAESLGVEHRGRYYEQAGALRDMVPNHLLQLLCFLAMEPPNSFAADAVRDEKAKVLRGVVPLSSLDVLRFVSFGQYGPGTSDGKAIMGYRSEPHVGSESMTETYVAMKLFIDNWRWAGVPFYLRTGKRMTRRLTEIVVQFKRAPFMLFRKTQVDRLVPNVLVIRIQPDEGISLRFDAKVPGPTVRIGTVDMDFQYADYFGNAPQTGYETLLHDAMAGDATLFQRADNIELGWAVVQTILDVWKSLPGPAAFPNYPSGTWGPPEAEALLKREGREWWNGGQA; encoded by the coding sequence ATGAGCGCGGAACCTCTGATGGACCTCCCCCAGCTGCGCACTCCTTGCGTCATGGTCATCTTCGGGATCGATGGTGACCTGGCGAAGCGGAAACTGATTCCGGCGATCTACAATCTCATGGCCGGCCATTTTTTGCCGGAGGGGTTCGCCATCGTAGGGTTGGACCGTCCCGAGATGACGACGGCGGAGTTTCGCGAGAAGTTGGATCGGGTGATGGGCGACTATCTGCCGGCGACCGTGGATCGATCGGTCTGGCAGGCGTTATCGGAGCGCGTGCATTACCTGGCCGGGGATTTCCAGGAGGGCGCCACGTATCGACGGCTGAACGAGTTGTTACAGCAGGTCGATGCGTCCGCGGGTACCCAGGGCAACTATATTTTTTACATGGCCACCATCCCCGGTCTGTTCGGGCAAATCGTGACGCATCTGGGCGAGTATGGCCTGACGGTCGAACGTGAGGGCACGTGGCGTCGCGTCGTCATCGAAAAACCGTTCGGACATGACCTGGAATCGGCGCGGACGCTGAACCATGAGCTCCAACGAGTCTTGCAGGAACGGCAGATCTACCGGATCGATCACTATCTCGGGAAAGAGACGGTGCAGAATATTCTGGTCTTCCGGTTTGCCAACGGCATCTTCGAGCCGGTCTGGAATCGCCAGTACATCGACCATGTGCAAATCACCGTTGCGGAAAGTCTCGGAGTGGAGCATCGGGGCCGCTATTATGAACAGGCCGGCGCGTTGCGGGATATGGTGCCGAATCACCTGCTGCAACTGCTCTGCTTTCTGGCGATGGAACCGCCCAACTCCTTTGCCGCCGATGCCGTACGCGACGAAAAGGCCAAGGTGTTGCGCGGGGTCGTCCCGTTAAGTTCGCTGGACGTGCTGCGGTTTGTTTCGTTCGGGCAGTATGGCCCGGGCACGTCCGACGGGAAGGCGATAATGGGGTATCGGTCGGAACCGCATGTGGGGTCTGAGTCGATGACCGAGACCTATGTGGCGATGAAGCTCTTCATCGATAACTGGCGCTGGGCCGGGGTCCCGTTTTATCTCCGGACCGGGAAGCGGATGACCAGGCGGTTGACGGAGATTGTGGTGCAGTTTAAGCGAGCGCCGTTCATGTTGTTTAGAAAAACTCAGGTGGATCGATTGGTTCCGAACGTGCTCGTGATCCGAATCCAGCCTGATGAAGGCATTTCCCTGCGTTTCGATGCCAAGGTGCCGGGACCGACGGTCCGGATCGGCACGGTGGACATGGACTTTCAGTATGCCGATTATTTCGGCAACGCTCCCCAGACCGGTTATGAGACCCTCTTGCACGATGCCATGGCCGGGGATGCGACGCTGTTCCAACGTGCGGACAATATCGAACTGGGTTGGGCTGTCGTGCAAACGATTCTCGACGTGTGGAAGTCCCTTCCCGGACCGGCGGCGTTCCCGAATTATCCGAGTGGAACCTGGGGGCCACCGGAGGCAGAGGCGTTGTTGAAGCGTGAAGGGCGGGAGTGGTGGAATGGAGGGCAGGCCTAG
- a CDS encoding cell envelope integrity protein TolA yields the protein MPLPSPLLSAPAIQVPLRGLRQWWTFAALCGMLAMMADAGFVSGTTPQLTPRDVHIDVPAESLFGSLPVNRGLTVSIQVPEPPVSRGEPLVAVFETPSSAPYVVPLEIDHSRHHYSATVDLGRLSGTMGTPPKATALQVVIGRRQGLHVEALVRRTVVVTLAIPGYADHRPTRADLANHMANGSGPPRNQPADLALLDGRVEEEELVGNGGLPRQDGYWKMLQELIRKRMTDGATAQRSRDVGRIPGIGFRLYANGEAQLIEVERSSGDLELDQAAVLAVVNAHPFPPFPSGTNDTHVDVHVEIPGLPR from the coding sequence ATGCCGCTGCCATCTCCGCTGTTATCTGCTCCTGCTATCCAAGTCCCGCTTCGCGGATTGAGACAGTGGTGGACCTTCGCCGCACTCTGCGGCATGCTCGCCATGATGGCTGACGCCGGATTCGTGAGCGGCACGACGCCTCAGCTCACTCCCCGGGACGTGCACATCGACGTGCCGGCCGAGAGTCTGTTCGGCTCCCTGCCCGTCAACCGGGGGCTGACGGTTTCCATTCAGGTCCCGGAACCACCGGTCAGTCGCGGAGAACCACTCGTCGCCGTCTTTGAAACTCCGTCCTCGGCACCCTATGTAGTCCCGTTGGAAATCGATCATTCCCGGCATCACTATTCCGCCACCGTCGACCTCGGTCGATTGTCAGGCACCATGGGCACTCCCCCGAAAGCGACCGCCCTTCAGGTGGTCATCGGCCGCCGGCAGGGGTTACACGTGGAAGCCCTTGTGCGTCGCACCGTCGTCGTCACCCTTGCGATTCCGGGATACGCCGATCACCGGCCAACCCGGGCCGATCTCGCCAACCACATGGCCAATGGTTCAGGGCCTCCCCGAAACCAACCAGCCGACCTGGCGTTGCTGGACGGGCGAGTTGAAGAGGAGGAATTAGTCGGGAACGGAGGACTGCCACGGCAGGACGGCTATTGGAAAATGCTACAGGAGCTGATCCGCAAACGAATGACGGATGGAGCGACGGCCCAGCGAAGCAGAGATGTCGGGCGGATACCGGGCATCGGGTTCCGGCTGTATGCCAACGGCGAGGCTCAGTTGATCGAGGTCGAACGTAGTTCAGGGGATCTGGAACTCGATCAGGCGGCGGTGCTGGCCGTCGTCAACGCCCATCCCTTTCCTCCGTTTCCCTCCGGAACCAACGACACCCACGTCGACGTGCATGTCGAGATTCCCGGCCTTCCCCGTTAG
- a CDS encoding PilZ domain-containing protein — protein sequence MERRDSPRYEIEVPLTFSGNAIAGSGLVTSLSNEGCHVVSEESLPARACLSLHVEFPAPYEPMTVEVAEVRWTNATGFGLVFVHVHDEEQMRLQRFIDWLKRTHNN from the coding sequence GTGGAGCGTCGCGATAGTCCCCGCTATGAAATCGAAGTGCCGCTCACGTTTTCGGGTAATGCCATTGCCGGAAGCGGGTTGGTCACAAGTCTGTCCAACGAAGGTTGCCATGTCGTGAGCGAGGAGTCGCTCCCTGCACGGGCCTGTCTCTCCCTCCACGTCGAGTTTCCGGCTCCGTATGAGCCCATGACGGTCGAGGTCGCCGAAGTGCGCTGGACGAATGCCACAGGCTTTGGACTGGTGTTTGTGCACGTGCACGACGAGGAGCAGATGAGGCTCCAGCGCTTTATCGACTGGCTGAAGCGGACGCACAATAATTAG
- a CDS encoding PilZ domain-containing protein, with product MDMDLRSSTRVAVTYPVRLSGDSMIGQGTLINLSGPGCAVETTLPVQPGDYLELHVMAPDQARPLTVGLAKVRWATEKKAGIEFIRVRRDEQSRLQRLIGQVLEESTMEASTNGHELTAA from the coding sequence ATGGACATGGATCTTCGTTCATCCACTCGGGTCGCAGTGACCTACCCTGTTCGCCTGTCGGGCGACTCGATGATCGGCCAGGGAACCCTCATCAACCTCTCCGGACCCGGCTGCGCGGTTGAAACCACGCTGCCCGTCCAACCGGGCGACTACCTCGAACTCCATGTGATGGCGCCGGATCAGGCGCGACCGCTCACGGTGGGCCTCGCAAAAGTGCGCTGGGCCACCGAGAAAAAAGCCGGAATTGAATTTATCCGGGTGCGTCGGGATGAGCAGAGCCGCCTGCAACGCCTGATCGGCCAGGTGCTCGAAGAGTCGACCATGGAAGCCAGCACGAACGGGCACGAACTGACCGCTGCCTAA
- a CDS encoding DUF3422 family protein has product MTDHVEPSGTDSRPPGFLNRIHQSNKQYLPQWLGVPAHIHHVAYRMANPPVERPNSRREFQQLLQALEISEGAIEDRFGYGFKVATNGDRLVVVWEAHTEYYSYQVWHVVRDATTPLDFGPITFPGYMMPLSPLGIRVNALDLLFLPQELPLEQELPARLPGAMVYGSRILGDDIVAVTSFTPDEFDRERYLICSTSEQALRQQVAKIVDTIVAIENYYHLVMLPMKAFSRAVDQIHDYEQRHLYQRAVLIEQLGGTTPPTMQKWLTVLTQDLLQVSRLAESMRYRLSASVPYDRIVQSNLAALQERPYPPLRQISEYVSWKITGVTEGYQQLLRRIDAMEKDFEATVAVLRTHIELRLQEQNIQLQDQNMKLLISVDSTTRAQAILQRTVESLSVIVITYYLTGLGSYVLKACYEMGWLKNANVATAIFVPIAFATSFTLMTVGRKIIVKRMADSAKDPAGH; this is encoded by the coding sequence ATGACGGATCACGTGGAGCCTTCCGGAACAGATTCCCGCCCGCCGGGATTTTTGAACCGGATCCATCAATCCAATAAACAGTATCTCCCGCAGTGGCTCGGTGTTCCGGCCCATATTCACCATGTGGCGTATCGCATGGCCAATCCGCCGGTGGAACGCCCCAATAGCCGCCGGGAGTTCCAGCAGCTCCTGCAGGCCCTGGAGATTTCCGAAGGCGCCATCGAGGACCGGTTCGGCTACGGGTTTAAAGTCGCGACCAACGGTGACCGTCTCGTCGTCGTGTGGGAAGCCCACACGGAGTATTACAGTTACCAGGTGTGGCATGTCGTCCGTGACGCGACCACCCCGCTCGATTTCGGGCCGATCACGTTTCCCGGCTACATGATGCCGCTGAGCCCGCTCGGCATCCGCGTGAATGCGCTCGACCTGTTATTTTTGCCGCAAGAGCTGCCGCTGGAGCAGGAACTTCCGGCGCGGCTGCCCGGCGCCATGGTCTATGGCAGCCGTATCCTGGGCGACGACATCGTGGCGGTCACGAGTTTCACGCCGGACGAGTTCGACCGGGAACGGTATCTGATCTGTTCGACCTCCGAACAAGCGCTTCGGCAACAGGTCGCCAAAATCGTGGATACGATCGTTGCCATCGAGAACTATTACCACCTCGTGATGTTGCCGATGAAGGCGTTTTCACGCGCCGTCGATCAAATCCATGACTATGAGCAGCGACATCTCTATCAACGGGCCGTCTTGATCGAGCAGCTCGGCGGAACGACCCCGCCGACCATGCAGAAATGGCTGACGGTCCTGACCCAAGACCTCTTACAGGTGAGCCGGCTGGCGGAGTCGATGCGGTACAGGCTCTCCGCCTCGGTGCCGTACGACCGCATCGTGCAGAGCAACCTCGCGGCGTTGCAGGAGCGACCTTACCCGCCGCTCCGGCAGATCTCAGAGTATGTGAGCTGGAAAATCACCGGCGTGACCGAGGGCTACCAGCAGTTGCTCCGGCGTATCGATGCCATGGAGAAGGATTTTGAAGCGACGGTGGCCGTGCTTCGGACGCATATCGAACTGCGGCTGCAGGAGCAGAATATCCAATTGCAGGATCAGAACATGAAGCTGCTGATCAGTGTGGACTCCACCACGCGGGCCCAGGCAATCCTGCAGCGCACGGTCGAGAGTCTGTCAGTGATCGTGATTACCTACTACCTGACGGGCTTGGGAAGTTACGTGCTGAAGGCCTGTTACGAGATGGGCTGGCTGAAGAATGCGAATGTGGCGACGGCGATCTTCGTTCCGATCGCGTTTGCGACGTCCTTCACCCTCATGACCGTGGGCCGGAAAATTATCGTCAAGCGGATGGCCGATTCCGCCAAGGATCCGGCAGGGCACTGA
- a CDS encoding OmpA family protein, which translates to MKYRGASQLMMGGMAMVLLAAPGCSNMKWFQSGSDDQSMSQEGRSGSEYAKRDGARDGQYPSLGREEGMTESEGGKLRGFSPLVNGQISGEERLSRSNIGNMLVPVDRDEKWYAEIRREEAAAMEAGLKDVFYGYDRYSVSDNDGVASLTTNADWLKENPKALLKISGHCDERGTHDYNLVLGEKRAKAAKSFLVDLGVNAKQVAIVSYGKDRPFCADHDEACHQQNRRGHMLLRK; encoded by the coding sequence ATGAAGTACCGTGGCGCATCGCAACTGATGATGGGCGGAATGGCAATGGTTCTGTTAGCGGCACCAGGCTGTAGCAATATGAAGTGGTTTCAGTCGGGCTCCGATGATCAGTCCATGTCTCAGGAGGGCCGTTCCGGGAGCGAGTATGCGAAGCGCGACGGTGCGCGAGATGGACAGTATCCTTCCCTCGGCCGGGAAGAGGGGATGACGGAGTCGGAGGGAGGGAAGCTGCGTGGATTCTCGCCGCTGGTGAACGGCCAGATTTCCGGGGAAGAGCGACTCAGCCGGAGCAATATCGGCAATATGTTGGTGCCGGTCGATCGCGATGAGAAGTGGTATGCCGAGATTCGACGGGAAGAAGCTGCGGCGATGGAAGCCGGGCTCAAAGATGTCTTCTACGGATACGACCGATACAGCGTGTCGGACAACGACGGCGTGGCGTCCCTGACCACCAACGCCGATTGGCTAAAGGAGAATCCCAAGGCGCTCCTCAAGATCTCCGGGCACTGCGACGAGCGTGGGACCCACGATTACAACCTGGTGCTCGGCGAAAAACGAGCCAAGGCGGCGAAGAGTTTCCTGGTCGATCTGGGCGTCAATGCGAAGCAGGTGGCGATTGTCTCGTATGGCAAGGATCGCCCCTTCTGTGCCGACCACGACGAGGCCTGCCATCAACAGAATCGGCGCGGCCACATGTTGCTGCGTAAATAA
- a CDS encoding S49 family peptidase: MPTWHSLLQEIKARGSTFDVIRRERLKTLSKVTRRNVIIYYSGWLQKPKLLGTQVSDADKNGFMTVIHGLDRTKGLDLILHTPGGETAATESLVVYLRSMFASDIRAIVPELAMSAGTMIACACKEIVMGKHSSLGPIDPQFGGIAAHGVVEEFNRAHAEIKADQSRAFVWQPIIAKYSPTLIGECEKAIQWSNEMAREWLVTGMLSSDSDRNAKSERIVKELGDHALTKSHARHLSPNRCRDMGLKVLMLEDDQRLQDAVLSVHHACMLTLAGTGAFKIIENHKGVASVSVAQQVLMQGPAQMPLE, encoded by the coding sequence ATGCCCACCTGGCATAGCCTCCTTCAAGAGATCAAAGCACGTGGATCAACTTTCGACGTTATTCGGCGCGAGAGGCTCAAGACCCTTTCCAAGGTAACCCGTAGAAACGTCATCATTTACTATTCTGGCTGGCTTCAAAAGCCAAAGCTCCTCGGGACCCAGGTTAGTGATGCCGACAAGAATGGCTTCATGACCGTGATTCACGGACTCGACAGAACTAAGGGACTCGATCTCATTCTCCATACGCCGGGCGGCGAGACTGCAGCAACCGAGTCTCTTGTCGTATATCTCCGGTCGATGTTTGCTTCCGATATTCGAGCCATCGTGCCTGAGCTTGCGATGTCCGCAGGTACAATGATCGCCTGTGCGTGCAAGGAAATTGTTATGGGCAAGCACTCGAGTCTGGGACCAATCGATCCTCAATTTGGCGGAATAGCAGCGCATGGAGTTGTCGAGGAATTCAACCGTGCGCACGCCGAAATTAAAGCCGACCAAAGCAGAGCGTTTGTTTGGCAACCTATCATCGCTAAGTACTCGCCGACCCTCATTGGGGAATGCGAGAAGGCTATCCAATGGTCAAACGAGATGGCGAGAGAGTGGCTTGTCACGGGAATGCTTAGTAGTGACAGCGACAGAAACGCGAAATCAGAGCGCATCGTTAAAGAACTAGGGGATCACGCACTCACGAAATCGCATGCGAGGCATCTATCTCCAAACCGTTGTAGAGATATGGGGCTCAAAGTACTCATGCTGGAAGACGACCAGCGTCTTCAGGATGCTGTGCTGTCCGTTCATCATGCCTGCATGTTGACGCTTGCTGGGACGGGGGCATTTAAGATCATCGAGAACCATAAAGGCGTCGCATCGGTGTCTGTTGCGCAACAGGTACTGATGCAGGGGCCGGCGCAGATGCCTCTTGAATAA